The Halonatronomonas betaini nucleotide sequence AATAATCTTCCAATCAGGCCAGGCTTCCCCTGGAGGTTCAACTGCTTTTTCTATCTTTTGTACTCTTCGTTCAGTATTCGTAAATGTGCCCTCTTTTTCAGCAAAGCAAGCAGCTGGCAGAACAACATCAGCATATTCTGCTGTATCATTAAAGAAGATATCCTGCACTATTGTAAACTCTGTCTTTTCCAATGCTTCAATAATATGCTTCTGATCTGGATCAGAAATAACAGGATTTTCTCCCATAATATATAATGCCCTAACATCGCCTTTCTCAGCTGCTTTAAATAATTCGACAACAGTATAGCCAGGCTCATCAGGAAAACCATCCACATTCCAGGCTTTAGCAAATTTATCTCTAATATCAGGATCAATAACTTTCTGATAACCTGGGAATACATTAGGTAAACCACCTAAATCACAGGCTCCCTGAACATTGCTCTGCCCTCTTAACGGATTAACTCCACTTGCTTCTTTACCAACATTACCTGTTAATAAAGCAAGGGAAGTCAGTGATGTTACATTTGCAGTACCACTGGTATGCTGGGTAATTCCCATAGCATAATAAATAGCACCATTTTCAGCCTTAGCAAATATTCTTGCAGCCTTTCTAATATCATCAGCAGGAACACCTGTAATCTCTTCAGCTCTCTCAGGTGGATACTGACTGACCACCTCTTCTACAGCTTCATAATTCTCTGTTCTTTCTTTAATGAATTTATCATCCTGTAAACCCTCTTCTAAAATCACATTCATCATACCATTAATTAAAGCAATATCAGAACCAGGTTTTTGCTGTATAAATACATCAGCTTCTTCAGCCATTTCAATTTTTCTTGGATCAGCTAGAATCAATTTCGCACCATTTCTAATCGCTTTTTTCATTCTGCTTCCAATTACTGGATGGTTTTCAACTGGATTAGATCCAGTAACAAAAATAACATCTAAATCGTCTATCTCTGCAATTGAATTAGTCATTGCTCCACTACCAAAACTTTTGGCCAGACCGGCCACAGTAGAGGAGTGTCACAATCGAGCACAGTGATCAATAGTATGAGTTCCTAAAGCTGCTCTCATTAATTTCTGCATTAAATAATTATCTTCATTACTGCAACGAGCTGAACATAAAGCTCCAAAAGCATCTCCACCAGACTCTTCTTTTATCTGATTAAACTTATCGCCAATATAGCTTAGAGCTTCATCCCAGCCAACTTCATTAAATTCACCAGTCTCTTTATCCTTTATTAAAGGAGTCTTTAAGCGATCAGGATGATCAATAAATTCATAACCAAACCGGCCTTTAACACAGGCCTCACCAACTGGATTAGGAAGACCATCTCTATAAACTGAACCAACTTCAACAACCTTATTATCTCTAGTTTTAAGATCTAACTTACAACCAACTCCACAATAGCCACAGGTTGTTTCAGTATGTTCAAAATTATATTCTCTTCCTTCACCAATTGAAGGTTTATATGTTAATGCACCAGTCGGGCACATTTCAACACACTGGCCACAAAAAACACAATTAGAATCATCATCACCTAAATCTTTCTCTAATGCTGCAGCAACTCTAGTAGTGAACCCTCGATTAATAAAATCTATAGCATCAGAACACTGAATCTCATTATCAACCCTGATACATCGACCACATAAAATACATTTATCTGGATCATGAACTATAAACGGATTATCATGTTCAATTTCAAATCTTGGATCAACTTTACTGCCTAATGTTGATTCCTGCAACCCATATCTATATGCTAAATCCTGCAGAGTACAATTACCATCAGCCTCACAGACCATACAATCCAGAGGATGATCACTTAATAAGAGATCAACAACACTCTTTCTTGCCCTTTCAACCCTTTCACTGGCAGTTTTAATCTTTAAACCATCAGTCACACCAGTAGAGCAGGAAGTTATTAATTGACCTGAATCAACATCTTCAACAATACATAATCTACAGCCACCACTTATACTTAAATCTGGATGATAACATAAAGTTGGAATCTCATAGCCTTCTCCCCTTACAGCTTCAAGAATTGAAAGGTCGGATTCCACCTCATGTTCTTTACCATTTATTTTTATTAAGGTCATATTCACATCCCCTTAAATTTATTTTTGAAAAATAGCATCAACTGGACAGATCTCAGCGCATGCTCCACATGAAATACATACATCTTCATCTATAACATGGGGTTCTTTTCTCTCACCACTAATAGCATCAACAGGACATTCATTTACACAGGCTGTACAACCAATACAAATATCTTTATCTATCCAATAAGGAAGAGCCAAATCATCACAGCTCCCTGTAGGACAGACATTATCATTTATATGAGCCTCATATTCATCTCTAAAGAATTTTATCGTACTTAAAACAGGATTAGGTGCTGTCTGGCCCAATCCACATAATGATGTCTCTTTAATTCTATCTCCTAATTCAAGAAGCAGATCAATATCACCTTCCTGGCCATCTCCCTGGGTAATCCTCTCTAAAATCTGTAACATTCTTTTAGTACCTATTCTACAGGGAGTACATTTTCCACAGGATTCACTCTGGGTGAAATCTAAAAAGAACCTTGCAACATCAACCATACAGGTATCTTCATCCATAACAACCATACCACCAGAACCCATCATAGCGCCAACATCTAATAAAGATTCATAATCAATACTTAAATCAAGATGCTCTTTAGGAACACAACCACCTGATGGGCCACCAGTCTGGACAGCTTTAAATTCCTTGCCACCCTGAACACCGCCACCAATATCAAATATAATTTCTCTTAAAGTTGTACCCATTGCAATTTCAACTAGACCAGTATTATTAACTTTTCCAGTTAAAGCAAATACTTTAGTTCCTTTGCTACCCTCGGTACCGACTTCAGCAAATTTCTCAGGACCTTCTAATATTATATAGGGCACATTAACCAGAGTCTCAACATTATTTATATTAGTAGGTTTACCCCAGAGACCCTTTGTCGCTGGATATGGAGGACGAGGTGTAGGCATACCCCTATTGCCTTCTATAGACTCCATTAAAGCAGTCTCTTCACCACAAACAAAGGCTCCAGCACCCTCTTTGACATGTAATTTAAAGGAGAAATCTGAACCATATATATTATCTCCTAAAATTCCATATTCTTCAGCATCTTTTATCGCTTTTTTAAGTCGCTTAACAGCCAGTGGATATTCAGCCCTGACATAAATATAACCTTCATCAGCACCGATAGCATAAGCAGAGATTACCATTCCTTCTATAATTCCATGGGGATCACCTTCTAAAACACTCCGGTCCATAAAAGCTCCAGGATCACCTTCATCTGCATTACAGATAACATACTTCTTATCACCAGGAGCTTCAGCAGCAAATGACCATTTCAAACCAGTCGGAAAACCGCCGCCACCTCGTCCTCTGAGACCAGAATCCTTTACCATTTCAATAACTTCCCCGGGACTTAACTCATTGATAACTTTTCCTAAAGCTTCATATCCACCTTCAGCAAAATATTCTTCTATGCTTTCAGGGTCAATCTTACCACAGTTTTTTAGAGCAATCCGTTTCTGCTGCTTATAAAAATCAATATCACTATATCCGGCAATCTTCTTGCCAGATTTATCTTCATATAATAATCTTTCAACAATTTCACCATCAATAATATGTTCTTCAACTATCTCAGCCACATCATCTCTTGTAATCTCAGAATAAAATGTGCCCTCTGGATAAACAATTACCAGTGGACCCCGTTCACAGAGCCCATGACAGCCTGTCCCGACCACTTTAACTTCATCTTTAAGATTTCTACTTCCAAGCTCTTCATTAAACTCATCAACAACATCTCTAGCCCCTGATGATACACAGCCTGTACCGGTACAGACCATAACATGGGCTTTATGAATATGTTCTTTGCCCGAATCCTTCTTTCTTATCTGAATTTCATCTCTATACTTATCCCTAATCTCTTTTAATTCTTCTAAAGATTTCACAAATTTCTTCCCTCCTCTAAAATTCAAAGAAATTAAAATTAATATTTACCTGTAAGTATCCAGTACCTCCCTGGTTTTATCAGGGGTTAACCTTCCATGTGTATTATCATTCACCATTATTACTGGAGCAAGTCCACAGGCACCGATACAGGCTACCCTTTCAAGTGTAAATTTTAGGTCTTCAGTAGTCTCACCATCATTAATTCCAAGCTCTTCCTGAATAACATCATAAACATCACCGGCTCCACGAACATGACAGGCAGTTCCCATACAGACCCGGATAATATTATCCCCTCTAGGTTCAAGGTGAAACTGAGTATAAAAAGTTACAACTCCATAAACTTTACATAGTGGAATTTTCATATAGGAGGATATCTCCTTGAGGACTTCCTCAGGGAGATACCCATATGCATCCTGAGCATTCTGCAAAACCGGTATTAAATTTTTCTCATCAGTTTCATACTCTTCAAAGACCTTATATAATGGTTCAAAAAATTTCTCATCAGTCTTCTCTCCATTACAGGCACATGTCATAAATATTCCTCCTGACTAATTTTTTAATTCTTCTATTCTCTTTAATACTTTTTCCAATTTCTCCTCAAACTGAGGCAACTTCTCCCTTTCAGCCTGAACTAATTTCTCAGGGGCTTGATTAACAAAACCCTCATTAGCCAGTTTACCTTCAGAACGCTTAATTTCAGCTCTTATCTCATCAGCCTCTTTTTCCAGCCTTTTTATCTCTTTGTCTATATCAATCATCCCCTCTAAAGGCAGGATAATATCAATATCTTCAACTACAGCAGAAGCAGCTTTAGCAGGCTTATCTGAAACACTGGCTTCAATTTCTAAACTTTCAACAGAAGCAAGATCTTTAATATAACTGATTGATTCATCAGTTAAGATGCCATTTTTATCCTCAGTCTCAAAAATAGCTGTAATCTTCTTTCCAGGATTTACTTTAAATTCATTCCGGATATTCCGAATCTCTCTAATAATCTCCTGAACTTTACCCATCTGAATCAGAGAATCCTCATCATGATAGTTTTCAGTTACCTCTGGCCAGTCACTTAACATGATACTCCCATCAGTCCCAGGCAACTTATTCCAGATTTCCTCAGTAATAAAGGGCATAATTGGATGTAATAATTGCAGTATCCTGCTTAATAAATACTGTCCAACTCTAGCAGCTTTCCTCTGTCTTTCCGGATTCTCGTCATCATAGAGCTCTGGTTTAATAAGTTCAAGGTACCAGTCACAGAATTCACTCCAGATAAAATCATAAAGATGTTTGCTTACCTCACCAAAAAGATATCTCTCCATATTTTCATCTACTTTTTTAATTGTATCATTGAGTCGACTTAAAATCCAATTTTCTGATAAGTTTAAATCATTATAATACTCTTCAATATCAAGCCCATCATCTTCTTTAACATGCATTAACATAAAACGGGCAGCATTCCAGATCTTATTGGCAAAGTTCCTGCTGGCATTTAAACGCTCATCTCTAAACCTCATGTCATTACCAGGTGTATTCCCTGTAATCAACATAAATCTCAGGGCATCAGCACCATATTCATCTATAACCTCTAATGGATCAATCCCATTACCTAAAGATTTACTCATCTTCCGGCCCTGGGCATCTCTAATCAAACCATGAACATAAACAGTATCAAATGGCTTTTCATCCATCATATGCAATCCCATAAAGATCATCCTGGCAACCCAGAAAAAAATTATATCTCTTCCAGTTACAAGTATATCTGTAGGATAAAAATGTAACAAATCCTCAGTCTTTTCTGGCCAGCCAAGAGTAGAAAATGGCCATAATGCAGAACTAAACCAGGTATCAAGCACATCCTCATCCTGCTCAATATTCTCGCTGCCGCATTCCTTACAGGCAGTCAGATCATCTCTGGAAACATTGATTGCCCCACAGTCCTGGCAATACCAGACAGGTATTCGATGTCCCCACCAGAGTTGTCTTGAAATACACCAGTCCTTAATATTTTCCATCCAGTTTAAATAAACCTTAGAAAATCTATCTGGAACAAACTCAATCTCGCCATCTTTTACAGCCTCTATAGCCGGCTTAGCCAGAGGCTCCATCTTAACAAACCACTGTTTTGAGATCATCGGTTCAACAACTTCATCACAGCGATAACAGTGACCAACTGAATGATGATGGTCTTCAACTTTAATCAATAACCCTTCTTTTTCAAGGTCCTCAACAACTTTCTTTCTACATTCCCCTCGCTCAAGGCCAGCATATTTTCCTGCAGCCTCAGTCAT carries:
- the nuoF gene encoding NADH-quinone oxidoreductase subunit NuoF translates to MKSLEELKEIRDKYRDEIQIRKKDSGKEHIHKAHVMVCTGTGCVSSGARDVVDEFNEELGSRNLKDEVKVVGTGCHGLCERGPLVIVYPEGTFYSEITRDDVAEIVEEHIIDGEIVERLLYEDKSGKKIAGYSDIDFYKQQKRIALKNCGKIDPESIEEYFAEGGYEALGKVINELSPGEVIEMVKDSGLRGRGGGGFPTGLKWSFAAEAPGDKKYVICNADEGDPGAFMDRSVLEGDPHGIIEGMVISAYAIGADEGYIYVRAEYPLAVKRLKKAIKDAEEYGILGDNIYGSDFSFKLHVKEGAGAFVCGEETALMESIEGNRGMPTPRPPYPATKGLWGKPTNINNVETLVNVPYIILEGPEKFAEVGTEGSKGTKVFALTGKVNNTGLVEIAMGTTLREIIFDIGGGVQGGKEFKAVQTGGPSGGCVPKEHLDLSIDYESLLDVGAMMGSGGMVVMDEDTCMVDVARFFLDFTQSESCGKCTPCRIGTKRMLQILERITQGDGQEGDIDLLLELGDRIKETSLCGLGQTAPNPVLSTIKFFRDEYEAHINDNVCPTGSCDDLALPYWIDKDICIGCTACVNECPVDAISGERKEPHVIDEDVCISCGACAEICPVDAIFQK
- the fdhF gene encoding formate dehydrogenase subunit alpha — protein: MTLIKINGKEHEVESDLSILEAVRGEGYEIPTLCYHPDLSISGGCRLCIVEDVDSGQLITSCSTGVTDGLKIKTASERVERARKSVVDLLLSDHPLDCMVCEADGNCTLQDLAYRYGLQESTLGSKVDPRFEIEHDNPFIVHDPDKCILCGRCIRVDNEIQCSDAIDFINRGFTTRVAAALEKDLGDDDSNCVFCGQCVEMCPTGALTYKPSIGEGREYNFEHTETTCGYCGVGCKLDLKTRDNKVVEVGSVYRDGLPNPVGEACVKGRFGYEFIDHPDRLKTPLIKDKETGEFNEVGWDEALSYIGDKFNQIKEESGGDAFGALCSARCSNEDNYLMQKLMRAALGTHTIDHCARLUHSSTVAGLAKSFGSGAMTNSIAEIDDLDVIFVTGSNPVENHPVIGSRMKKAIRNGAKLILADPRKIEMAEEADVFIQQKPGSDIALINGMMNVILEEGLQDDKFIKERTENYEAVEEVVSQYPPERAEEITGVPADDIRKAARIFAKAENGAIYYAMGITQHTSGTANVTSLTSLALLTGNVGKEASGVNPLRGQSNVQGACDLGGLPNVFPGYQKVIDPDIRDKFAKAWNVDGFPDEPGYTVVELFKAAEKGDVRALYIMGENPVISDPDQKHIIEALEKTEFTIVQDIFFNDTAEYADVVLPAACFAEKEGTFTNTERRVQKIEKAVEPPGEAWPDWKIIAEISKQVGYDMDYDNVEEIMAEIAELTPIYGGIYYDRLGDLGLQWPCTDRDHPGTKFLHDGEFARGKGKFYPVHYTPPVEEMDDDYQYIMMTGRMLYHYHSGTMTRNSAAIDEFEPDAYIEISYEDAEKLGVEDGDRVKVKSRRGEVETYARVGDRVVSGYLFMPFHYAESPANRLTHDALDPEAKIPEYKVTAVSIEKV
- a CDS encoding valine--tRNA ligase, with the translated sequence MTDELAKTYDPSKVEEKWYKFWEENGYFQAEVEPEKEPFTVMMPPPNITGQLHLGHALDDTLQDIIVRWNRMKGLNTLWLPGTDHASIATEAKVVDKLRKSGIEKDEIGRDEFLEHAWDWKKEYGERITDQIRNLGASCDWSRERFTLDDGCSEAVKEVFVRLYEEGLIYQGDYIVNWCSDCATTLSDIEVEHEETDGHLYYIKYPFKDREGHITVATTRPETMLGDTGIAVDPSDERYSELVGEKVIVPLVDREIEIVADRYVDSEFGTGMVKVTPAHDPNDFEIGERNDLEQVKVIDFDGTMTEAAGKYAGLERGECRKKVVEDLEKEGLLIKVEDHHHSVGHCYRCDEVVEPMISKQWFVKMEPLAKPAIEAVKDGEIEFVPDRFSKVYLNWMENIKDWCISRQLWWGHRIPVWYCQDCGAINVSRDDLTACKECGSENIEQDEDVLDTWFSSALWPFSTLGWPEKTEDLLHFYPTDILVTGRDIIFFWVARMIFMGLHMMDEKPFDTVYVHGLIRDAQGRKMSKSLGNGIDPLEVIDEYGADALRFMLITGNTPGNDMRFRDERLNASRNFANKIWNAARFMLMHVKEDDGLDIEEYYNDLNLSENWILSRLNDTIKKVDENMERYLFGEVSKHLYDFIWSEFCDWYLELIKPELYDDENPERQRKAARVGQYLLSRILQLLHPIMPFITEEIWNKLPGTDGSIMLSDWPEVTENYHDEDSLIQMGKVQEIIREIRNIRNEFKVNPGKKITAIFETEDKNGILTDESISYIKDLASVESLEIEASVSDKPAKAASAVVEDIDIILPLEGMIDIDKEIKRLEKEADEIRAEIKRSEGKLANEGFVNQAPEKLVQAEREKLPQFEEKLEKVLKRIEELKN
- the nuoE gene encoding NADH-quinone oxidoreductase subunit NuoE — translated: MTCACNGEKTDEKFFEPLYKVFEEYETDEKNLIPVLQNAQDAYGYLPEEVLKEISSYMKIPLCKVYGVVTFYTQFHLEPRGDNIIRVCMGTACHVRGAGDVYDVIQEELGINDGETTEDLKFTLERVACIGACGLAPVIMVNDNTHGRLTPDKTREVLDTYR